In Solanum pennellii chromosome 3, SPENNV200, a single window of DNA contains:
- the LOC107014559 gene encoding guanine nucleotide-binding protein subunit beta-like protein, with amino-acid sequence MAQESLVLRGTMKAHTDWVTAIATPIDNSDMIVTSSRDKSIIVWSLTKDGAQYGVPRRRLTGHGHFVQDVVLSSDGMFALSGSWDGELRLWDLQAGTTARRFVGHTKDVLSVAFSVDNRQIVSASRDKSIKLWNTLGECKYTIQDGDSHSDWVSCVRFSPNTLQPTIVSGSWDRTVKIWNLTNCKLRSTLAGHSGYVNTVAVSPDGSLCASGGKDGVILLWDLAEGKKLYSLDAGSIIHTLCFSPNRYWLCAATESSIKIWDLESKSIVVDLKVDLKHESEMANESGTAPKTKVIYCTSLSWSADGSTLFSGYTDGLIRVWGIGRY; translated from the exons ATGGCGCAAGAATCACTTGTCCTTCGCGGCACCATGAAAGCCCACACCGATTGGGTCACTGCCATCGCCACCCCAATTGATAACTCTGACATGATTGTTACTTCCTCCAGGGACAAGTCCATCATTGTCTGGTCTCTCACCAAGGATGGCGCACAGTACGGTGTCCCCCGCCGCCGTCTCACAGGCCACGGCCACTTTGTTCAGGATGTTGTTCTCTCCTCCGACGGTATGTTTGCTCTCTCTGGTTCTTGGGATGGAGAGCTTCGCCTTTGGGATCTTCAAGCCGGCACTACTGCTCGCCGTTTTGTTGGTCACACTAAGGATGTTCTCTCCGTTGCTTTTTCCGTTGATAACCGTCAGATTGTGTCCGCTTCACGGGACAAGTCTATCAAGTTGTGGAACACTCTCGGTGAGTGTAAATACACCATTCAGGACGGAGACTCACACTCCGATTGGGTTTCGTGTGTGCGTTTCAGCCCAAACACTCTCCAGCCAACTATTGTTTCTGGTTCCTGGGATCGTACTGTGAAAATCTGGAACCTTACTAACTGTAAGCTGCGTTCGACTCTTGCTGGACACTCTGGCTATGTGAACACTGTGGCAGTGTCACCTGATGGTTCCTTGTGCGCTAGTGGTGGCAAGGATGGAGTTATTTTGCTCTGGGATTTGGCTGAGGGGAAGAAGCTCTACTCGCTTGACGCTGGCTCCATCATTCATACTCTCTGCTTTAGTCCTAACAGGTACTGGCTCTGCGCAGCCACCGAGTCTAGCATTAAGATTTGGGACTTGGAGAGCAAGAGCATCGTGGTTGACCTTAAAGTTGATCTCAAGCATGAGAGTGAGATGGCTAACGAAAGTGGAACTGCACCAAAAACCAAG GTCATTTACTGTACCAGTTTGAGTTGGAGTGCTGATGGCAGCACACTTTTCAGCGGATATACAGATGGTTTGATTAGGGTTTGGGGTATTGGGCGTTACTAG
- the LOC107015373 gene encoding peroxisome biogenesis protein 3-2 — translation MWEFWRRHKRKVYVTFGVFGSGYLLYKLYEGHKRRLSDLERELADEKRNDELIRSQIKEHFGKIQTIADSTTLPHVMRHLSSRIEEDLDLTHLMERLMKGKDEPNSLTAAEKLELWDRLKISNFTRIVLSLWATTMLSLYIRVQVNILGRHLYIDTARGIGSSIQLDEADLIDRDDEQQFLASADYLTNVGLPALTSCFETATSEVLKGKQLKDFFNTTVLHDTILQILATFLSMGSPHHWMGFLMPEHSKLYNSAATSSSDSTEPSPASKFEQLMLEAQAVLSSSEFENILDMSLKTVVDVMMEDIKVLCGETNLKLGIPLAKLIPRLAHMSRILLEESNRDRYIQIVQNMPEVEMFFTLLYASTPAS, via the exons ATGTG GGAATTTTGGAGAAGGCATAAGAGGAAGGTATATGTTACATTTGGAGTTTTTGGAAGTGGCTACCTTTTGTATAAGCTGTATGAAGGACACAAGCGGCGACTCTCTGATCTTGAGAGGGAACTTGCAGATGAGAAGAGAAATGATGAACTCATTAGATCCCA GATCAAGGAACACTTCGGGAAAATTCAGACAATAGCTGATTCAACGACATTGCCCCATGTAATGCGACATTTAAGTAGTCGAatagaagaagacttggacCTCACACACTTGATGGAGAGGCTGATGAAAGGGAAAGACGAGCCAAATTCTCTAACTGCTGCAGAGAAGCTGGAGCTGTGGGACAGACTTAAAATTTCAA ATTTTACCAGAATTGTGTTGTCTCTTTGGGCGACCACAATGCTAAGCTTATACATTAGAGTTCAAGTCAACATATTAGGGAGACATCTTTATATCGATACTGCGCGTGGCATTGGAAGCTCTATTCAACTT GATGAAGCTGATCTAATTGACAGAGATGACGAGCAGCAGTTTCTAGCCAGTGCAGACTATCTTACCAATGTTGGCCTGCCTGCCTTGACTTCATGTTTTGAAACTGCAACATCTGAAGTTCTTAAAGG AAAACAGTTGAAGGATTTCTTCAACACAACTGTACTTCATGATACCATTCTGCAGATATTGGCCACCTTTCTGAGCATGGGAAGCCCTCATCACTGGATGGGCTTTTTAATGCCAGAGCACTCTAAACTATACAACTCTGCTGCTACCTCTAGCAGTGATAGTACAGAACCTTCGCCTGCATCCAAATTTGAACAACTTATGCTGGAGGCACAGGCCGTTTTGTCAAG CTCTGAATTTGAGAATATTCTGGATATGTCACTCAAAACAGTGGTGGATGTGATGATGGAAGACATAAAGGTCCTGTGTGGAGAAACCAATTTAAAGTTGGGTATTCCATTAGCTAAACTTATACCACGACTTGCTCATATGAGTCGCATCCTGCTTGAAGAATCCAATAGGGACAGATACATCCAAATTGTCCAAAACATGCCAGAAGTTGAAATGTTCTTCACCTTGTTATATGCAAGCACACCAGCTTCATAG